One stretch of Aeromicrobium fastidiosum DNA includes these proteins:
- the tatC gene encoding twin-arginine translocase subunit TatC, giving the protein MALTSGKPAPAPGGSMPLMEHLRELRTRLTRGVLAILLGTIAAWIAYEPILDFLTQPYNDIRPLLADRGIETDIVITGIGGAFQFQLKISLVVGILISSPLWLWQIWAFVLPAMHRNEKKWAALLTAAGAPLFVGGAALAYVVLPKAMDVLIGFVPEGFGSLVTGAEYFDFIIRMMLVFGVAAEIPLIVVILNRIGAVSAVQLANARPWTIISIFVFAAVATPTTDPLTMLFLAAPMVVLYLISEVIAKLTDRKRRKIADAGVADDEAAPIDGPAELGGPSDLRD; this is encoded by the coding sequence TTGGCGCTGACCAGCGGCAAGCCTGCTCCCGCACCGGGCGGCTCGATGCCGCTCATGGAACACCTGCGTGAGCTGCGCACGCGACTGACCCGTGGGGTCCTGGCGATCCTGCTGGGCACCATCGCCGCGTGGATCGCGTACGAGCCGATCCTCGACTTCCTCACCCAGCCGTACAACGACATCCGCCCGCTGCTGGCCGATCGGGGCATCGAGACCGATATCGTCATCACGGGCATCGGCGGAGCATTCCAGTTCCAGCTCAAGATCTCGCTGGTCGTCGGCATCCTGATCTCCAGCCCGCTGTGGCTGTGGCAGATCTGGGCGTTCGTGCTGCCGGCCATGCACCGCAACGAGAAGAAGTGGGCCGCGCTGCTCACCGCGGCGGGCGCGCCGTTGTTCGTCGGTGGTGCCGCCCTGGCCTACGTCGTGCTGCCCAAGGCGATGGACGTCCTGATCGGCTTCGTGCCCGAGGGATTCGGCTCTCTGGTCACGGGCGCGGAGTACTTCGACTTCATCATCCGGATGATGCTGGTGTTCGGCGTCGCCGCGGAGATTCCTCTCATCGTGGTGATCCTCAACCGCATCGGCGCGGTCAGTGCCGTCCAGCTGGCCAATGCCCGGCCGTGGACCATCATCAGCATCTTCGTGTTCGCGGCCGTGGCCACGCCCACGACCGACCCGCTGACGATGCTGTTCCTCGCCGCGCCGATGGTCGTGCTGTACCTGATCTCCGAGGTCATCGCCAAGCTCACCGACCGCAAGCGTCGCAAGATCGCCGATGCCGGTGTCGCCGACGACGAGGCCGCACCCATCGACGGTCCGGCCGAGCTCGGCGGCCCGTCCGACCTGCGCGACTGA
- the prcB gene encoding proteasome subunit beta: MLPEGTRLTGSSSFADYLAATAPELMPGAASRASGAHGDLAPHATTIVSATFDGGVIMAGDRRATMGNVIAQRDIEKVFPADEYSCIGIAGSAGLAIEMVRLFQVELEHYEKIEGTVLSADGKANRLAALIRGNLGLAMQGLAVVPLFASFDLETQQGRIFSYDVTGGRYEEHSGFHTVGSGSLFARGSLKKLYNRGMTEGDCVTAAIQALYDAADDDSATGGPDLTRRIFPVVAVVTADGYRRLADDEVGAIADDVIGGRLARPDGPSAPLS, encoded by the coding sequence ATGCTGCCGGAGGGCACCCGCCTGACCGGTTCGTCGTCGTTCGCCGACTACCTCGCCGCCACGGCACCCGAGCTCATGCCGGGTGCGGCTTCACGTGCGTCGGGAGCGCACGGCGACCTCGCGCCCCATGCGACCACGATCGTGTCGGCGACGTTCGACGGTGGCGTCATCATGGCCGGTGACCGGCGCGCCACGATGGGCAACGTCATCGCCCAGCGCGACATCGAGAAGGTCTTCCCGGCCGATGAGTACTCCTGCATCGGCATCGCCGGCAGCGCCGGTCTGGCGATCGAGATGGTGCGGCTGTTCCAGGTCGAGCTCGAGCACTACGAGAAGATCGAGGGCACGGTGCTGTCGGCCGACGGCAAGGCCAACCGCCTCGCCGCACTGATCCGCGGCAACCTGGGCCTGGCCATGCAGGGCCTGGCCGTCGTCCCCCTGTTCGCGAGCTTCGACCTCGAGACGCAGCAGGGCCGCATCTTCAGCTACGACGTCACGGGAGGCCGCTACGAGGAGCACAGCGGCTTCCACACCGTCGGGTCCGGATCGCTGTTCGCGCGAGGATCGCTCAAGAAGCTGTACAACCGCGGCATGACCGAGGGCGACTGCGTCACCGCCGCGATCCAGGCCCTCTATGACGCGGCCGACGACGACTCCGCCACGGGCGGCCCCGACCTGACGCGACGCATCTTCCCGGTCGTGGCGGTCGTGACGGCCGACGGCTACCGGCGCCTGGCCGACGACGAGGTCGGCGCGATCGCCGACGACGTGATCGGCGGGCGACTCGCGCGCCCCGACGGACCGTCCGCACCCCTGAGCTGA
- a CDS encoding ubiquitin-like protein Pup, whose amino-acid sequence MSEQQHKSTRKPSEADEAQVEPTEVDTEAKAKLDDDVDSILDEIDDVLEENAEEFVRSFVQKGGQ is encoded by the coding sequence ATGTCTGAGCAGCAGCACAAGAGCACCCGCAAGCCCTCCGAGGCCGACGAGGCGCAGGTCGAGCCCACCGAGGTCGACACCGAGGCCAAGGCCAAGCTCGACGACGACGTCGACTCGATCCTCGACGAGATCGACGACGTCCTCGAGGAGAACGCCGAGGAGTTCGTCCGCAGCTTCGTGCAGAAGGGCGGACAGTGA
- a CDS encoding YegS/Rv2252/BmrU family lipid kinase, with product MRLALVVNPASGRRRAPAIADRVAGRLARAGHNIQLIEGSDGPSALRLLRQAIDTGVDGVVVVGGDGAVHDVLDLVAGTELVLGLVPAGTGNDTARALGIPTKDVDGAIDVLLAGHVRTIDLARTGTTDVVTVIASGFDSKVNERANDMTWPRGNMRYNLAIVAELRAFEPLEFTLTLDGSTIQREAMLVAVGNGPSFGGGLRICEGAVIDDGLLDVVVINPVSKGKLLRVFPQLYRGTHVRLPEFERHLVREVTLSSPGIVAYGDGERLGPLPLTTTVRPGALHVLVPRPPA from the coding sequence GTGCGCCTCGCCCTCGTCGTCAATCCGGCGTCCGGACGGCGACGCGCGCCCGCCATCGCGGATCGCGTCGCTGGGCGGCTGGCTCGCGCCGGGCACAACATCCAGCTGATCGAGGGGTCCGACGGTCCGTCGGCGCTCCGACTGCTCCGGCAGGCGATCGACACGGGCGTCGACGGTGTCGTGGTCGTGGGCGGGGACGGAGCAGTCCACGACGTCCTCGACCTCGTGGCCGGCACCGAGCTCGTGCTCGGACTCGTCCCCGCCGGAACCGGCAACGACACGGCCCGTGCGCTCGGCATCCCGACCAAGGACGTCGACGGAGCGATCGACGTGCTGCTGGCCGGACACGTGCGGACGATCGACCTCGCTCGCACGGGCACCACCGACGTCGTGACGGTGATCGCCTCGGGATTCGACTCCAAGGTCAACGAGCGCGCCAACGACATGACGTGGCCCCGCGGCAACATGCGCTACAACTTGGCGATCGTGGCCGAGCTGCGCGCGTTCGAGCCGCTGGAGTTCACGCTGACGCTCGACGGCAGCACGATCCAGCGCGAGGCGATGCTCGTGGCCGTCGGCAACGGACCGTCGTTCGGCGGTGGCCTGCGCATCTGCGAGGGTGCCGTGATCGACGACGGCCTGCTCGACGTCGTCGTCATCAATCCCGTCAGCAAGGGCAAGCTGCTGCGCGTGTTCCCGCAGCTCTACCGCGGCACCCACGTCCGTCTGCCGGAGTTCGAGCGCCACCTGGTGCGCGAGGTGACGCTGTCGTCGCCGGGCATCGTCGCCTACGGCGACGGCGAACGGCTCGGGCCGCTGCCGCTCACCACGACCGTCCGACCGGGCGCGTTGCACGTCCTCGTGCCTCGCCCGCCCGCGTAG
- the prcA gene encoding proteasome subunit alpha translates to MTQQFYVSPEQLMKDRADFARKGISRGRSVAVVHYADGIVFVAENPSQALHKISEIYDRIGFAAVGRYNEFENLRIAGVRLADMRGYAYDRRDVTARGLANAYAQTLGAIFSSGGEKPYEVEIFVGELGDDAAHDQVYRLMYDGSVADVQRFGVMGGQSEQVETYLGEHYTDGLDLSSAIRLAVTALGQDTDPARTVDASQLEIATLSRVRPQPRKFKRLSDADVVAALRA, encoded by the coding sequence ATGACCCAGCAGTTCTACGTCTCGCCCGAGCAGCTCATGAAGGACCGGGCCGACTTCGCCCGCAAGGGCATCTCCCGCGGACGCAGCGTCGCGGTCGTCCACTACGCCGACGGCATCGTCTTCGTGGCCGAGAACCCCTCGCAGGCGCTGCACAAGATCAGCGAGATCTACGACCGCATCGGCTTCGCCGCGGTCGGTCGCTACAACGAGTTCGAGAACCTTCGCATCGCCGGCGTGCGGCTGGCCGACATGCGCGGCTACGCCTACGACCGTCGCGACGTCACGGCGCGCGGCCTGGCCAACGCCTACGCGCAGACGCTCGGCGCGATCTTCTCCTCCGGCGGCGAGAAGCCGTACGAGGTCGAGATCTTCGTCGGCGAGCTCGGCGACGACGCGGCCCACGACCAGGTCTACCGCCTGATGTACGACGGGTCCGTCGCCGACGTGCAGCGCTTCGGCGTCATGGGCGGCCAGAGCGAGCAGGTCGAGACCTACCTCGGCGAGCACTACACCGACGGTCTCGATCTCTCATCGGCGATCCGGCTCGCCGTGACGGCACTCGGCCAGGACACCGACCCGGCCCGCACGGTCGACGCGTCCCAGCTCGAGATCGCGACGCTCTCTCGGGTGCGACCCCAGCCGCGCAAGTTCAAGCGCCTCAGCGACGCGGATGTCGTGGCGGCCTTACGGGCCTGA
- the pafA gene encoding Pup--protein ligase, with protein sequence MDRRIFGIENEYGVTCSFKGQRRLSPDEVARYLFRRVVSWGRSSNVFLRNGARLYLDVGSHPEYATPECDDLVDLVTHDRAGERILEGLMIDAQQRLADDGVEGDIYLFKNNTDSAGNSYGCHENYLVSRQGEFSRLADVLIPFLVTRQIICGAGKVQQTPRGTVFSVSQRAEHIWEGVSSATTRSRPIINTRDEPHADAERFRRLHVIVGDSNMSETTTLLKVATTDLVLRMIEAGVSMRDMTLDNPIRAIREISHDMTGRRKVLLANGRELSALEIQAEYFGKAAEFVDKHGLHTPTITRVLDLWERTLKAVESEDLSLVEREIDWVIKYKLLDRYRTKNGLGWGDPRIAQLDLAYHDIRRDRGIFYLLEKKGAVARVTNDLDVFTAKSIPPQTTRARLRGDFIKRAQERRRDFTVDWVHLKLNDQAQRTVLCKDPFRSEDERVQRLIDGM encoded by the coding sequence ATGGACCGGCGGATCTTCGGTATCGAGAACGAGTACGGCGTGACCTGCTCGTTCAAGGGTCAGCGCCGCCTGTCGCCCGACGAGGTCGCGCGCTACCTGTTCCGGCGGGTCGTGTCGTGGGGGCGCAGCAGCAACGTGTTCCTGCGCAACGGAGCGCGGCTCTACCTCGACGTCGGCAGCCACCCCGAGTACGCGACGCCCGAGTGCGACGACCTGGTCGACCTCGTCACGCACGACCGCGCGGGTGAGCGCATCCTCGAGGGCCTCATGATCGACGCCCAGCAGCGACTCGCCGACGACGGCGTCGAGGGCGACATCTACCTGTTCAAGAACAACACCGACTCCGCAGGCAACTCGTACGGGTGCCACGAGAACTACCTCGTCAGCAGGCAAGGCGAGTTCAGTCGCCTCGCCGACGTCCTCATCCCGTTCCTCGTGACCCGGCAGATCATCTGCGGAGCCGGCAAGGTGCAGCAGACGCCGCGGGGCACGGTCTTCAGCGTCAGCCAGCGCGCCGAGCACATCTGGGAGGGCGTCTCCAGCGCCACGACCCGGTCGCGCCCGATCATCAACACGCGCGACGAGCCCCACGCCGACGCCGAGCGGTTCCGCCGCCTGCACGTCATCGTGGGCGACTCCAACATGAGCGAGACCACGACGCTGCTGAAGGTCGCGACGACCGACCTGGTGCTGCGGATGATCGAGGCCGGGGTGTCGATGCGCGACATGACGCTCGACAACCCCATCCGGGCGATCCGCGAGATCTCGCACGACATGACAGGACGCCGCAAGGTGCTGCTGGCCAACGGCCGCGAGCTGTCGGCCCTCGAGATCCAGGCCGAGTACTTCGGCAAGGCCGCCGAGTTCGTCGACAAGCACGGCCTCCACACGCCCACCATCACCCGGGTGCTCGACCTGTGGGAGCGCACGCTCAAGGCCGTCGAGTCCGAGGACCTGTCGCTCGTCGAGCGCGAGATCGACTGGGTCATCAAGTACAAGCTGCTCGACCGCTACCGCACCAAGAACGGCCTGGGCTGGGGCGATCCACGCATCGCCCAGCTCGACCTGGCGTACCACGACATCCGCCGTGACCGCGGCATCTTCTACCTGCTCGAGAAGAAGGGTGCCGTCGCGCGGGTCACCAACGACCTCGACGTGTTCACCGCCAAGTCGATCCCTCCGCAGACCACGCGCGCCCGGCTCCGCGGCGACTTCATCAAGCGTGCGCAGGAGCGCCGCCGCGACTTCACGGTCGACTGGGTGCACCTCAAGCTCAACGACCAGGCGCAGCGCACGGTGCTCTGCAAGGACCCGTTCCGCTCCGAGGACGAGCGCGTGCAGCGGCTCATCGACGGCATGTGA
- the tatA gene encoding Sec-independent protein translocase subunit TatA, with the protein MFRQIGPTEILIVLGVVLLLFGGKKLPELARGSGKALRIFKSEVKAMNDDDEQPETKPVRPASLEAVEAAEADKKREQA; encoded by the coding sequence ATGTTCCGTCAGATCGGTCCCACCGAGATCCTGATCGTCCTGGGAGTCGTGCTCCTGCTGTTCGGCGGCAAGAAGCTCCCCGAACTCGCGCGCGGTTCAGGCAAGGCCCTGCGCATCTTCAAGTCCGAGGTCAAGGCCATGAACGACGACGACGAGCAGCCCGAGACGAAGCCGGTCCGTCCGGCGTCGCTCGAGGCCGTCGAAGCCGCCGAGGCCGACAAGAAGCGCGAACAGGCCTGA
- a CDS encoding helix-turn-helix transcriptional regulator, which translates to MAERKTERLMNLIFALLVSRQYLTKEQIRESIADYRDSTPQAFDRKFERDKEELRELGINVETGSIDKYFNDEPGYRIRRDEAELPDLELTREEAAVIGLATQVWEHAGLASESTTALVKLKAIGVDVDTSVLRMAEPRLSTDEPSFDAMWDAATRRIPIAFHYARPGAEAMERHLQPWGILSWHDRWYVGGHDLDRGAPRIFRLSRVIGEVTTEGEPGSYDVPEGVDMKTIARELFPPEPETAAVLHVRTGRGQSLRRIAEKVTPLGDGIDEVHLRYSSPWELASEVASHGPDVVVVSPRDVRDAVVHRLTAAVSGRLEGRS; encoded by the coding sequence ATGGCCGAGCGCAAGACCGAGAGGTTGATGAACCTCATCTTCGCGTTGCTGGTCAGTCGCCAGTACCTGACGAAGGAACAGATCCGCGAGTCGATCGCCGACTACCGCGACTCGACTCCCCAGGCGTTCGACCGCAAGTTCGAGCGCGACAAGGAGGAGCTGCGTGAGCTGGGCATCAACGTCGAGACCGGGTCGATCGACAAGTACTTCAACGACGAGCCGGGCTACCGCATACGCCGCGACGAGGCAGAGCTGCCCGATCTCGAGCTGACGCGTGAGGAGGCCGCGGTCATCGGCCTGGCCACCCAGGTCTGGGAGCACGCCGGTCTGGCCAGCGAGTCGACCACGGCGCTGGTCAAGCTCAAGGCGATCGGTGTCGACGTCGACACCAGCGTCCTGCGCATGGCCGAGCCGCGGCTGTCGACCGACGAGCCGTCCTTCGACGCGATGTGGGACGCCGCGACCCGCCGCATCCCCATCGCGTTCCACTACGCCCGGCCGGGAGCCGAGGCCATGGAGCGGCACCTGCAGCCCTGGGGCATCCTCTCGTGGCACGACCGCTGGTACGTCGGAGGTCATGACCTCGACCGGGGCGCGCCGCGCATCTTCCGGCTGTCGCGCGTCATCGGCGAGGTGACGACCGAGGGCGAGCCCGGCTCGTACGACGTGCCCGAGGGCGTCGACATGAAGACCATCGCGCGTGAGCTCTTCCCGCCCGAGCCCGAGACGGCGGCCGTCCTCCACGTCCGCACCGGTCGCGGGCAGTCGCTGCGCCGCATCGCCGAGAAGGTCACCCCGCTGGGCGACGGCATCGACGAGGTGCACCTGCGCTACTCGTCCCCCTGGGAGCTCGCCTCCGAGGTCGCCTCCCACGGTCCCGACGTCGTCGTCGTGTCGCCGCGGGACGTGCGCGACGCGGTCGTCCACCGACTCACCGCGGCCGTCTCCGGACGCCTGGAGGGACGGTCATGA
- a CDS encoding helix-turn-helix transcriptional regulator, translated as MSRSRQQVVRMLALVPYLQGNDGVPVNEVAAEFGVTPKVIRDDLRLLMYTGTGEYAGELIDFDLTALEQDGIVHIRDAEFMTRPLRISAREGIALIVALRTLRASASGLEVDVIDSALAKLESAVGDTVSASVDVLLDKVDPAIHGTIVEALTGRKRLALTYATASRDERSDRDVDPKRLFTEQGKLYLEAYCLKVEDMRFFRLDRIVSADVLAVDAEDHDDAPRDLSEGFFTVGEETPFVVVDLHPKAHWLTEYYQVDLVSQDDDGIWRAKIYGADWSWLRRLVLRNAGSVSVIEPDTLRSQVVDDARLALQAYSDDVVPKES; from the coding sequence ATGAGCCGCTCACGGCAACAGGTCGTGCGCATGCTGGCCCTCGTGCCGTACCTGCAGGGCAATGACGGCGTCCCCGTCAACGAGGTGGCCGCCGAGTTTGGCGTCACGCCCAAGGTCATCCGCGACGACCTGCGGCTGCTGATGTACACCGGCACGGGGGAGTACGCAGGCGAGCTCATCGACTTCGACCTGACGGCGCTCGAGCAGGACGGCATCGTCCACATCCGCGATGCGGAGTTCATGACCCGTCCGCTGCGCATCAGCGCGCGTGAGGGCATCGCCCTGATCGTCGCGCTGCGCACGCTGCGGGCGTCCGCCAGCGGCCTCGAGGTCGACGTCATCGACAGTGCCCTGGCCAAGCTCGAGAGCGCCGTCGGCGACACCGTCTCGGCGTCGGTCGACGTGCTGCTCGACAAGGTCGACCCCGCGATCCACGGGACGATCGTCGAGGCCCTCACGGGCCGCAAGCGGCTCGCGTTGACCTATGCGACGGCTTCGCGCGACGAGCGGTCCGATCGCGACGTCGACCCCAAGCGACTGTTCACCGAGCAGGGCAAGCTCTACCTCGAGGCCTACTGCCTCAAGGTAGAGGACATGCGGTTCTTCCGCCTCGACCGCATCGTCTCGGCGGACGTGCTCGCGGTCGACGCCGAGGACCACGACGACGCCCCGCGCGATCTGTCCGAGGGGTTCTTCACGGTGGGGGAGGAGACCCCGTTCGTCGTGGTCGATCTCCACCCCAAGGCGCACTGGCTGACCGAGTACTACCAGGTCGACCTCGTCTCGCAGGACGACGACGGCATCTGGCGGGCCAAGATCTACGGGGCCGACTGGTCGTGGCTGCGCCGGCTCGTGCTCCGCAACGCCGGCAGCGTCTCGGTGATCGAACCGGACACACTGCGTTCACAGGTGGTTGACGACGCCCGGCTGGCCCTGCAGGCGTACAGTGATGACGTCGTCCCTAAGGAGTCATGA
- a CDS encoding FKBP-type peptidyl-prolyl cis-trans isomerase yields the protein MRRILLVSAAAALLLAGCGSSDTDTTVGSLGDVEVSSGDTPKVTVAKGFSVAKTETKVLTKGTGAEVVSGEAVKVNYVAVNGRTGKQFDSSFTTGKPYTVDLIDGKILPGFIKGLEGQKIGSRVLVAISPKDGFGQAQKKLDIEKNDTIVFLFDIDSTVPPEASGAAVKLPKDLPKIVLDADNHPSGFKKTADTAAQQSDPSAHVVIQGDGPAIEAGQTVRMEYVGQVYPDGKIFDESWSRPDAFIAPIGKGALIKCWDDLLPGQKIGSRVVLVCPSDVAYGDDPNDANRSPDIKAGDTLLFAIDLLDAS from the coding sequence GTGCGTCGCATCCTGCTGGTCTCAGCCGCTGCCGCCCTGCTCCTCGCGGGATGTGGCAGCAGCGACACCGACACCACGGTCGGCAGCCTCGGCGACGTCGAGGTCAGCAGCGGTGACACCCCCAAGGTGACCGTCGCGAAGGGCTTCTCGGTCGCGAAGACCGAGACCAAGGTGCTCACCAAGGGCACGGGGGCCGAGGTCGTCTCCGGCGAGGCCGTCAAGGTCAATTACGTCGCTGTGAACGGGCGCACCGGCAAGCAGTTCGACAGCTCGTTCACGACCGGCAAGCCGTACACGGTCGACCTGATCGACGGCAAGATCCTCCCGGGATTCATCAAGGGCCTCGAGGGCCAGAAGATCGGCAGCCGGGTGCTGGTCGCCATCTCGCCGAAGGACGGCTTCGGGCAGGCCCAGAAGAAGCTCGACATCGAGAAGAACGACACGATCGTGTTCCTGTTCGACATCGACTCCACGGTGCCCCCCGAGGCTTCCGGCGCGGCGGTCAAGCTGCCGAAGGACCTCCCCAAGATCGTCCTCGACGCCGACAACCACCCCAGCGGCTTCAAGAAGACCGCCGACACCGCCGCCCAGCAGAGCGACCCCAGCGCCCACGTGGTGATCCAGGGCGACGGGCCCGCGATCGAGGCCGGCCAGACCGTCCGCATGGAATACGTCGGTCAGGTCTACCCCGACGGGAAGATCTTCGACGAGTCGTGGTCGCGTCCTGACGCGTTCATCGCCCCCATCGGCAAGGGCGCTCTCATCAAGTGCTGGGACGACCTGCTCCCCGGTCAGAAGATCGGCAGCCGCGTGGTCCTGGTGTGCCCCTCGGACGTCGCCTACGGTGACGATCCGAACGACGCCAACCGCAGCCCCGACATCAAGGCGGGCGACACGCTGCTCTTCGCGATCGACTTGCTCGACGCTTCCTGA